In the Helianthus annuus cultivar XRQ/B chromosome 11, HanXRQr2.0-SUNRISE, whole genome shotgun sequence genome, one interval contains:
- the LOC110889911 gene encoding G-type lectin S-receptor-like serine/threonine-protein kinase At4g27290: MTKIKLIFGFLVTLYASIPRSRAADTISANQILRYNQTIISPQETFELGFFSPPNSTNHYVGIWYKKISTGTVVWIANRNTPLTNTSGELTLTLQGVLLLRDATTGNVVWSSANSSTTSVRNPIGQLLDTGNFIIYEGDDTNQENPIWQSFDSLTDTLLPGMKAGWDLVTRMERRYTSRKSNDDPASGEFSAGVDIRGYPQLILTEGREIKFREGPWNGIRFTGAPNLRPNPIYNFTFVLNDKEIYYQYNLLSSSVFSRVVLQPNGRIERLLWIDSKQEWILYLTPENDHCDQYMVCGPYASCNINKSPVCECLKGFEPTSPEQWTVGDWSQGCQRTVPLDCGNGEGFNKYSNLKLPDTQGSWYNLKMTLVECEKMCKSNCSCTAYTNTNISGSGGGCLLWFGDLIDIRTFADAGDTLYIRMPPSELDSVENSKRSSARSRVRFIVPVAFVALIMLLTICLFCRYNRAKQQQQATYSNKFRHDPENESGDEDLELPVFGLSTILTATNNFSANNKLGEGGFGPVYKGVLEDRKEIAVKRLAKTSTQGLHEFKNEVILISKLQHRNLVKLLGCCIEGDEVMLVYEYMPNKGLDSYIFDITRREQLDWPARYHIIIGVARGLLYLHQDSRLRIIHRDLKVSNILLDKNMNPKISDFGTARTFGGNQMEAKTNRVVGTYGYMAPEYAGGGVFSIKSDVYSFGVLVLEIVCGDKNRGFVHKEHCNNLIGHAWGLYNEGKSLQLVDKCLSESINISQLLRSIHVGLLCVQRNPEDRPIMTSVIVMLESEGPLPSPKEPGFYVGETTPDTRRSSSSCGPCSNNELSITMLIGR, translated from the exons ATGACCAAGATCAAGTTAATCTTTGGCTTCCTTGTAACACTTTATGCATCAATACCTCGTAGCCGTGCTGCAGACACCATATCTGCCAACCAAATCCTTAGATATAACCAAACTATCATTTCGCCACAAGAAACCTTTGAACTTGGTTTCTTTAGCCCCCCTAACTCTACCAACCATTATGTCGGAATTTGGTACAAGAAAATATCCACCGGAACCGTCGTATGGATAGCCAACAGGAACACACCACTCACCAATACCTCTGGCGAGCTGACTCTTACCCTTCAGGGAGTTTTACTTCTTCGGGATGCCACCACGGGGAATGTCGTATGGTCGTCAGCAAACTCATCAACAACGTCAGTGAGGAATCCGATTGGTCAGCTTTTAGATACTGGCAACTTTATAATCTACGAAGGTGATGACACCAATCAAGAAAATCCCATATGGCAAAGTTTCGACTCTCTGACAGACACCTTACTTCCCGGAATGAAGGCAGGCTGGGACTTGGTTACCCGGATGGAAAGACGCTACACGTCAAGAAAGTCCAACGATGATCCTGCTTCTGGTGAGTTTTCGGCAGGGGTTGATATCAGAGGTTACCCTCAGCTGATCCTTACAGAAGGCAGGGAAATAAAGTTCCGGGAAGGTCCCTGGAATGGAATCAGGTTTACCGGAGCTCCTAATTTGAGACCAAACCCGATTTACAACTTCACCTTTGTTCTGAATGACAAAGAAATTTACTACCAGTACAATCTTTTAAGTAGTTCTGTTTTTTCGAGGGTGGTGTTACAACCAAATGGTCGTATAGAACGTTTGTTATGGATTGATAGCAAACAGGAATGGATCCTATATTTGACCCCAGAAAACGACCACTGTGATCAATACATGGTGTGCGGGCCCTATGCGAGCTGCAACATTAACAAGTCCCCAGTTTGTGAATGTTTGAAGGGATTTGAACCCACATCTCCTGAGCAGTGGACAGTTGGAGATTGGTCACAAGGGTGTCAGCGTACTGTCCCTTTGGATTGTGGAAATGGGGAGGGCTTCAACAAATACTCAAATCTAAAGTTACCAGACACTCAGGGGTCATGGTATAACCTGAAGATGACCCTTGTAGAGTGTGAGAAGATGTGTAAAAGCAATTGTTCTTGTACTGCTTACACAAATACAAATATATCAGGCTCTGGGGGTGGTTGCTTGCTATGGTTCGGAGACCTAATTGATATCAGAACGTTTGCAGATGCAGGGGACACTCTATATATACGAATGCCACCTTCAGAACTAG ACTCGGTAGAAAACAGTAAAAGGTCAAGTGCAAGGAGCAGAGTACGATTTATTGTCCCTGTGGCATTTGTAGCTTTGATCATGCTACTTACAATATGCTTATTTTGTCGTTATAATAGGGCGAAGCAGCAACAACAAG CGACATACAGTAACAAGTTTAGACATGATCCTGAAAACGAAAGTGGTGATGAAGATCTAGAGTTACCAGTATTTGGCTTGTCTACAATACTTACAGCTACAAACAACTTTTCAGCAAACAACAAACTTGGAGAGGGTGGTTTTGGACCTGTTTACAAG GGTGTGCTAGAAGACAGGAAGGAAATAGCAGTGAAGCGGCTAGCAAAAACATCCACCCAAGGACTTCATGAATTCAAAAATGAAGTCATCTTGATATCTAAACTACAACATCGCAATCTTGTTAAGCTCTTGGGCTGCTGCATAGAAGGAGACGAAGTGATGCTGGTTTATGAATACATGCCAAACAAAGGCCTTGATTCCTACATATTTg ATATAACTAGAAGAGAGCAACTTGATTGGCCTGCACGTTACCACATTATCATCGGAGTTGCCCGTGGACTTCTTTATCTTCATCAGGATTCTCGGCTTAGAATCATACATAGAGATCTTAAAGTTAGCAATATTTTGCTTGACAAAAATATGAACCCAAAGATATCAGATTTTGGCACAGCGAGAACTTTTGGTGGAAATCAAATGGAGGCAAAGACAAACAGAGTGGTTGGAACATA TGGCTACATGGCACCAGAGTATGCAGGAGGTGGTGTCTTTTCGATTAAATCAGATGTATATAGTTTCGGCGTGTTAGTGCTGGAAATTGTGTGTGGGGATAAAAATAGAGGATTCGTCCATAAAGAACATTGCAACAACCTTATTGGGCAT GCATGGGGACTCTATAATGAAGGCAAATCCTTGCAATTAGTTGATAAATGTCTAAGTGAGTCAATCAATATCTCTCAGCTTCTACGATCAATCCATGTTGGTTTGTTGTGTGTTCAACGTAACCCAGAAGATAGACCGATTATGACGTCTGTGATCGTGATGTTGGAGAGTGAGGGTCCATTACCTTCACCCAAAGAACCAGGATTTTACGTTGGAGAAACTACGCCAGATACTAGACGATCTTCAAGCTCATGCGGACCTTGTTCTAACAATGAACTTAGCATTACTATGTTAATTGGACGATAA